In Hahella sp. HNIBRBA332, the genomic window ATTTCAACGGGGCAGCAGGCCAATCCGAACAAAAAACCGTGACATTGATTGTAATTAAGCAAGTCCTCACAGCGTTCGGCGTCACACAGGAATGCGCGCAGGTCAATAAATCGCGGATCAGATTCATAGCCCGAAGCGACTTGTCCCCTCGGGTATACGGAAGGAAATTCAACTCCCATACCACTCGATCCTTTTAATAATCTGTTATTCATTCAAGTGTAAAACGAAACAGGCAATATTGTTAGTAGTTTAGTATGGCCCCGGCGCGTCCTCACGCAGGTCCCAGGGCGCGCCAGACCAGCCTCGCCAAAGTACGCCCCCTTCTACGCCCAAAGAAAACGCCGACTACTCCCCCACTCATCCCCATCCCCCCCCCTTGAGCGGCTGTTTACCCGTATTTTTTACCCCCATAACATTCCAGGTAATAACGCCGCTGACATGCCTATTGCACATAACAAACAAAGCGGCCCATAACAAAAATAAACAGCCGTAACGGTCAGCGAGAGGCCGTCGGCGGAGCACCCTATGACAACGAGCGACGCACCTGATGCAAGACCGCTGATTCCCAGCAAAATTTCACCACCGCAAATCAGCCCTCATGTTCTGAGCCGTCCGCGCCTGGAGGCCACCCTGCTTGAAGCCGCCAATAAGCCCTTATGCATCATGCGCGCGCCGGCAGGATTCGGAAAAACCACTTTAATGTCCCATTGGCGTCGCCGCCAGCCGGGACGGGTCGCCTGGTTCAGCCTGGATGAACTGGATAACGACACAACCCTTTTCGGGCGCTATCTGGTGGCGACACTGTCTCACCAGGCGCCGGAGCTTCAGGGACCACTGTCGCGCGCTGCAGAAGCGCTATCTGACTATGATCTGATCTGGCTCATCGGAAAACTGTGCAATGAATTAAGCGCCCTGGATCAACAGCTCACTCTTGTGCTGGATGACTACCATCGCGTGCATAGCGAGCACATCCATGAAGCGCTACGGTTTCTTATTCAGCATCAACCTCCCGCGCTACGCCTGTTTATCCTGACGCGAGCTGAGCCGCCGTTAGGCTTAGCGAATTGGCGCGTACGCGGCATGTTGCACGAAATCGGAGCTGATGAACTCGGCTTTACGCTGGAGGAAGCGCAGCAATTTCTGCATGAAAAAAATGACCTGCGAATCGACGACCCGCAAGCATTGCAGGAAACGTTGCAGCGCTTGAAAGGCTGGGCGGCGGGGCTACAGATCATTGCGCTGTCGGCGCCCCCAAAGGATTCATTTAATGATTACCTAAGACGCTTTAATGGCGCCCACGCGCATGTGCTGGATTTTCTCGCGGAGGAAGTGCTCAGCAAACAACCGCCAGAGCGTCAGGCGTTTTTGCTAAAAACCAGTGTGCTGGAGCGTTTCAATTCCGAACTGGCGCAAGCGTTGACTGAACAGAAAGAAAGTTTCGGCATGCTACAGGATCTGGAAAAAAGCGGCATGTTCATCGCCCCGCTGGATGAATATCGCACCTGGTACAGCTATCACCCATTTTTCGCCGAGTTTCTGCGCCATCAGCTACAGCTTCAGGCGTCCCCCCAGGCTATTTCCGACCTGCATCGAAGAGCATACGAATGGTGGCTGCAAAAAGCCCAGACGGCGGAAGCGCTGACTCATCTATTGCAGGTGGGCGATCCCGCGCTTATCGCCGAGACGTTGTCTGTCCACGGCTGGGCGCTGTTTGAACAGGGCCGGCTTAGCCTCATCGAGCAGTGTCTGGACGCCCTTCCCGAAGCCGCCATCGCTAACGACAACAGACTCGCCCTGCTGCGAGCCTGGGTATGTCTGACCCAGGCCGATCCCGGATCGCTGGAGGAAGCGCTCAATCAAGCGGAGCAACGTTTGCCGGACCGGCAAGAAGAGACGCAATGGCGACGAATCAGCGCCGAAATCAGCGCACTCAAGGCCCAGTTATACGCCACGGTCGAAGACATTGAAGCCGCGCACAATCACGCGCGGCAGGCCTTGGCGATCAGCTCCAGCGCCTCCAACGCAGCCGCCATCGCCCTGTCCGTTCTCGGTGAAACTCACGTGTGCCGCGGAGAACTGGACCAGGCGCGAGAAGCTTTTATTCAGGCGGAAGCTTCCGCACGCGCCGCCGATTCCATGCACGGACTGCTCTGGACGCTTGGACAACAGGCGGATGTTCTGCGTCATCAGGGAGATCTGTTGGGATGCCATCAACAGCAGACCATCGTCTTGCAACTGGCGCGGGAACACCATCTCGCGCAAACGCCAGTCATGGAGTTTATTCACCGGCAACGGGCTGACCTGCTCATCGAGTGGCTGCAATGTCATGAGGCCGCCCAGCATTGTGACGCCGGATTACGCATCGTGGAGCATCTTGAACCCCATTGCGCCATCCCTCTCAACGCATTGAAGGCCAGCATTGCGTTGCAACAGGGCGAAGCAGGCGCGGCGGAAAATTATCTACGCAAAAATACATTGTTAATGCGTGAACATCGGTGCCACTCGGACTGGCGAGCCCTGTCAGCATCCATTCAACTTCGCTACTGGCGACAGCAGCGCAATCTATCCGCCATTAACGAGTGGTTAAGCGCCGAGCCAGCTCCCAGTCCGGCTCCAAGTCATTTTCAGCAACGCCGGGCGCGCAACCTCGCCTTCGCGCTGCTCAGCCTGGACAGATCCCTCGAAGCGCTGCAAATACTGCAACCATTGACCGCTCAGGCGCGCCAATTTGGCCTGCGCCTCTGCGAGATGGAAAACCAGATTCTTGCAACTTGGGCCTGCCTGCGCCTGGGGAATGAGAACGACGCCAGCAACGCTCTGCTGCGCGCATTGCAACTGGCGGAGCCAATGCGCGCAATCGCCAGCTTGCTGCAAGCGCCGGAGTGGCTGCTGGAGTTCTATGGCGCTCTGCTGGACGACTCTCGCCTGTCCAGCGCCGAACGCCGACACTTGCAACGGGTTTTAGAGCTATCCAAGCGGCAACATAGGCCGCAGAAGAAAACGCGCAATATGCCTGAACAAGCCAGAGCGTTGGCGCTAACCCCAAAAGAGTGGGAAGTGCTGCGTCTGATTGGCGAAGGCAGCAGTAATGAGCGCATCGCCGAGCGTCTGTATGTGGCGCCAAGCACCGTTCGCAGCCACATCAAACACGTGTACCAGAAACTAGGGATTTCCAGCCGGGTGGAAGCCCGACGGGTTTCCCTCGACTTATCGCAGGGCCGGGTCGCCGGCCTTGGCGAACAGGGGTAGGCCGGCGGACCTAAACGCTGAAAATCCCCCCGTAAATCCCCCATTTGCATGGAAGCGTCCCAAGCTCGCCTTGGTTATGATCAAAGGGTAACGTACATCCGAAGCGGCCATGATGGCCGCCGCCAATTTCACGAGCTTGGCGCACGGATGAACCAATATGGACTTCAGAAAAAATACAATACCGGAGCTCATTCATTATGTTGAAAGTTCATCGTCCAACCCGAATTTCTCTCGTCATCCGACACGCCGCCGCCTGCGCGGCGGCCGCTGTGCTATGCGTTTCCACAACGACCGCGAACGCCGACAGTTTCGGCAAAAGCGACGCCGGCGTCCGCTTTCACGGCGGCGACGAAATCATCCTGCAAGGTTTCCACTGGAACGTCGTACGTACTGCGGAAAACAACTGGTACAACATCCTGCAAAGTAAAGCCCAGCAAATCAGCGACGACGGCTTCACCGCCATCTGGATGCCGGTTCCCTGGAGAGATAACTCGTCCTGGCAAGCATCCAGCGATACACGCTTCGGCGGCGAAGGCTACTTTTGGGCGGACATGGATAAAAACAGCCGCTACGGCGGCGACGGCCAATTGAAGCAGGCTGCCTCCGCCCTGAAGAACAAAGGGGTCAAGGTCATTTACGACATCGTGCCCAACCACCATGATCGCGGACACAGCAATGACTCTCTCAATTTCCCCTCCGGGCAAGGTTATTATCGTTCCGACTGCAGTTCCTGCGACGATGGCGACCCATTCATGGACGGCGGCTCAGATTTCAGCACCGCCCACCCGGATGTATACGATCTGTTCAAGAATGAACTGGTCAACCTGAGAACCAATTACAGCGCCGGCGGATTCCGATTCGATTTTGTCCGAGGCTACGCGCCGGAGCGCATTAACGCCTGGATGAGCGCTTCTCTGGACAGTGGGTATTGCGTTGGCGAGTTATGGAAAGGCCCCAGCGAGTTTCCATCTTGGGACTGGCGACACAGCGCCAGTTGGCAGGAAATACTGAAAGATTTCACCGACAATTCTGACTGTTCCGTCTTCGATTTCGCACTGAAAGAGCGCATGCAGAACGGCTCCATTTCTGACTGGCGCTATGGTCTCAACGGTAACCCCAGCGCCCAATGGCGGGAAGTCGCGGTTACGTTCGTCGACAATCACGACACCGGCTATTCGCCCGGCCCTCTCGGCGGTCAGCATCACTGGGCGTTGCCGGATTGGAAACGTAAGCTGGCGTACGCTTATATTCTCTCCAGCCCCGGCACGCCAGTCGTGTACTGGCCGCATATGTACGACTGGGGAATGCGTGACTTCATCCGCAACCTGATCCAGCTACGCAAATCTGCTGGCGTGAAAGCTTACTCTGGCGTGCAATTCCATAACGGATTCAGCGGATTGGTGGGAACAACAAGCGGCAGTAATGGCAAGTTGCTGTTCGCCATTGACTCTAACTTCAGCGCGCCAAATCAAGTCGCGGGCGGCTCATGGAGCCTGGCGGTCAACGAGGATAATGGCCGCATCCGCATCTGGCGTCAGTAACGCCGGCCATCCCCCGGGCGGCTGACGCCCGGGATTCTCCCGCTCTATAGAGACAATTTCAACGCACACCAATAACAAAAATCAATCAAAACGTTATTAACTATCAATTTTCCTCCTCACACCGCCACGTATAATCTAGGTCGCAATGTTTTACACGCGCCTACGGAGGTATCAGTCATGTATACGGTAATTTTCGGTCGGTCAGGGTGCCCTTATTGCGTTAGAGCCAAGCAAATTGCAGAACAATTAAAAGATCAGCGACAAGATTTCGATTTCCGCTACATTGACATTCATGAGGAAGGCATTAGCAAGGCTGATCTGGAGAAAACCGTCGGCAAGCCAGTCCAGACCGTGCCGCAAATATTTATCGATAAAGAACACATCGGTGGCTGCAATGAGTTCGAAAGCTACGTGCGTCAAAACCTGGCGCACTGACCAAACCGCAGCAGCGTCAGCATGAACTGCTGAATCCGATAGACAGCACAAATTAAAAGAGGCCGCTCAAGGCCTCTTTTTATCTTTTATAAATCACGCAGCGCTTACAAGCTTGCTACTGAAGTCGCCGAATCAGCTCAACGCGACGATTGCGTTTCTTTCCAGCGTCGGAAAGGTTATCCGTTTCCGGCGCCACCGGGCCTACTCCGTAGGGAATCAAACGCGCTTGCGCAATACCGTAGTCTTTTATCAGACGCTCAACAACCGCCTTCGCACGCGCCGAGGACAACTCAATATTGTGCTGGAACGCCCCTGTGTCATCCGTGTGACCTGTCACATAGAGCAACAGATCTGGACGTTTCTTCAGCAAGCCGGCAATAGCATCCAAAGTAGGTTTGGATTCGTCTTTGACGACAGCTTTGTCCGTATCAAATAACACCCCGTATAAAAGCGCTTTTCCGGTCTCGTCGATATCACGACTCAGACTGTCCACATCCACCGTTATCAGATCATCCTCCAGCGCTTCCGATTCCAGAATGATCTGCTGCACTGCCGCTTCATCTTCATAACCGCCGATAAACAAGGCGACATACACCTTGCCTTTGACTGCGTCTTTTGAAGCCACCATAAAGTAGGGATTACGGTAATTGTTGTAGACAGATTCTGTGAGCGATATCAGACCACCAAGGTGCGCTGTCTTATATTCATCGCCACATTGCTGCAGCTCACAGGAATAGATAGTGGTAAAGCCGCCCTTCGCCAGCGCCGCTTTATAGTTTTCGTACAACTTTAACGTGGAGACATTTTCCAGTTCATAAAAGTGCCTGGACAAGTCCCCTACTAAGTCCAATGTTTCAAACTGATAGGGTTTGTCATCGCCCAGCGCGGAAACTGGAATGCTAATGCGCTCATAATCCACCACTTTGCGTTGACGCAAATCCGCACCGGGATAGCGTGGCAACAGCGGATGATCTTCCTTCGTCGCGTCCGGGTCATTCGCTTTCATCACTGTTGCAGGCGGCTGCGCCCCAAGATATTCGACATTCATTGCGACAAGGTCGTTCTGCAACGGCTCTTCTTCAACGATAACCTGCTGCACGGCGACCTCGTCTTCATAGCCGCCAATGAACAGCGCCACCGTGACTTTACCTTTTTCCGCCCCCTTCTCGTAAACCATGTAGTAAGGTTTGCGGTAGTAGTTATAGACGCTGTCATTCGACGACACCAAAGCGCCCAGCTCCGAGACTTGATATTCCGAGCCGCAGTGCTCCAACTCACACAGGTAAACGGATTTGAAACCGCCTTTTTCCAGCGCGGTCCGATAGTTCTTATAAACCTTTAGCGTGGAGACGTTTTCGAGGTTATAGAAGTGTTGGGTCAAGTCGCCCGTCAGGCTTAACTTTTCATATTCGTAAGGCTTATCTTCGCCGCTGAGTTTGCTGGCGGGAATCGTGAACGGCGCATAATCGATCTGCAGATAGGTTCTTACTGTGGCGTCAGGATAACGACTTAACAACGGATGATCCGGATTGTCGGCATAAACACTGGCGGCGCTCAACACACCAATCAAAGCAGCGGTAAACCTTCTAAGCATGGAACTCCCCTAATTTTGGACGTAATTACAGGAAATATAAGCGCTTTCCGTGGTTAATTTCCGTCACGATAATGGGGAGAAACGCGTCCGCCCACTTAGGATGACGCGTTAGAAAAGACCGGGAAAAGAGTTTCAAAGTGCGGTTAAGAAGGGACCTTCAGCCTTTCAATTCCGAAAGCCTTTAATATGTAGCGCTCAAAGAGCGGCTCTGTAGACCCTTTGCGTAATTTGAGAAGAAAGTACTTTTCGAACGCCACTTTGGCGACATGCACCCACTTGCCTTCACGCATCCAGTTCACGTTGCGCGGCGGCATCTGTGGAATCGCCACAAAGGCGATTCCGGTGTCCCCCATATCCGCCAGACACACCGCATTCCAGGTTGCTTCCGCTTTGGGATCCGCGCCGGCGAGGGTCGCCTGGATATTTTTCGCCACCGCCGTCGCCATACTCTCAATCATATAGCCAGTTTTGGGGACGCCGGTCGGAACGGGTGTCTTTTCCTTCGGCGTAATCGCCACCGCCACACCAATGCCCCAAACATTGGAATACGTAGGATTGCGTTGATGCTTATCAATCACGACAAAACCTCGGGGATTCACCAGTCCCTCGACACCTCTTAACGCATCAATACCAGTAAAGGCGGGCAGCATCATGGAATATTTGAACGGCAATTCGCGGCGTTTCTTATCCTGTCCATTCTCATCCACTTCCATGACGGTCATAAGATTATTGTCGACAGACTCAACCTTGGCGTTGCAAACCCAATCGATGTGTTTTTGGCGCAGTTGAGACTCCAGCATGCCTTTACTATCGCCTACCCCACCCAGACCGAGATGACCAATATAAGGTTCTGAAGTGACGAAGGTCATTGGCACTTTATCGCGAATACGCCGTTTACGCAGGTCACGATCCATAATAAAGGCGAACTCATAAGCGGGCCCAAAACAAGAGGCGCCCTGCACCGCGCCAACGACAATGGGGCCGGGATCTTCGACGAACTCGCGCCACTTCTGGTTGGCTTTTATCGCGTGATCAATATGGCAAATGGATTGGGTGTAGCCTCCAGGACCCAGCCCCGGAATCTCTTCAAACGCCAGTCGAGGACCTGTCGCAATGATCAGATGATCGTAGGAGATGCTATCTCCATTTTTAAGCTCTATGCGGTTAGCGTCCGGGTCGACCTTTTGCGCTGCGCCGACCACCAACTCTACGCCTTTGCCGGATAAGGGGGATTGCAGCGGAATTTTAATCGCTTCTGGCTCCCGCCATCCGATGGCCACCCAAGGATTGGACGGCACGAAATGAAAATAGTCTTTATCACTCACCACCACTATGCGGTGGTCTTTACTCAGTGTTTCCCTTAACTCAAACGCCATGGGCATTCCGCCCAGGCCCGCGCCTAAAATAACAATAGTCGCCATGCGCTTCCCTCTTTGTCGTCAATTCCACTCTGACGCGGCTCAATCCCGCCGCCGCCTTGTCTCCAGTATTTCCTGAGACCCAGCAGAATAATTCAAAGCCGCACCACTTCGCTACAGCTGTAAACCGCGCATATGCGACTTAGACGACAAAAAGGCCCGTCAGGATGCGACGGGGCTTTCCTGAATCCTTACAGCAGCGCCGTTATGCCCTCTTTTGACGCTTGGTCCAGAGGGTTTGCGGAAAGCGTGACGAATACGATCCAGCTCCGACACCAACAACGTGCGCTCAAATTCGGTTGTGCGATCGTAAAGATCCAACCAGGCCTGCTTCTCAGGCGGCAGTTGATAGACAGGACCGTCTTCTTCCATACGCACGCGATACATGGGGCCATCGCCTGTACGCAGCCATTCGAAGTTGCCATCCCATTTGTCAGCAATGGTAATCAGGTAATCCGCTCCCACCTGATAAATATCTCCGTTAAACCATTGGCGCACTGTTTCGTAACGCACGTTACAGGCGACGGAGATTTCCCGTTTAATTTTCCGAGGATGCACTCCCCGATCCAGTAGTAGTCTTTCAATTCTTTTTGTAACACTCATATGCAAGCCAGCTTTGTTAAGATTTGTAAATTGTATCTCGCATTAATACAAGCTTGCATGCCTAATTCCAAGATTTTTTATTACATTGACAATGATTAATAAAAGTACAACTGGATTTCGCCGTTATTCCACACCCTTCCATTCCCTCAGACAGGCCTTGGGCGCTAGGCGCGACGCAATTTCGCTAAAAACGCAAACGCAATCGCTCAACAAGCGAAAAAGAAGACAAAATATTAAGAACAGGTAAGAAGAATGATCGATTCTTGGCGAGAAACTGACTTTCCGATGTGAAAGTCAGTCAGAGACTTGGACGGAAGTACAACTTCCAGTTAAATGCCAACAAGTTATCAGCTTTTAACTTTTTCTTCCTTTTTTGAGAAAGAGGCCGGCTCCAACCCCTCATATGGATTTTGAATAGACTTACGGAACCTTTTCAACTCATTGAGCATGTATGCGCGCTCAACGTCAGACGTGTTATCGAACAATTCTAACCAGGCCCTTTTCTCTTCAGGCAAATAGGAAGCGGCCTCTTCGCTGATCTTGGGCTTTTCCATAGAGCCCTTGCCCGTGTATAGCCAATCAAAGTTGGCATCCCATTTGTCGGCGATAATCAAAAGATAATTCGCGCCTACTTCAGCAATCGTGCCGTTAAACCACTGACGTACAGTTTCATAACGGACTCCGCAAGCGTTAGAGATTTTCCGCTTTACCTGACGGCGATGAACGCCCCTTTCGAGTAGTAGTTGTTCGATTCTTTCGGTTACAGACATATGCAAGCCAGCTTTGTAGTTTGCCGCATTGTAACCCGCCTTGCTACAAATATGCTTGCTTTATTTAAGCAATTATGCTTGTATAACGCGCGATGTAAGGAGGCAGCTATGACGAAAGCGGAAGTACTTGCTTACTTCGGTTCGGTGGCGAACGTCGCCAAAACGTTAGGAATCACCACCCAGGCTGTTTATGAGTGGGGAGACTCGGTGCCTGAGCCGCGACAATGGCAATTACAGGTTCTGACCGACGGCGTTCTTAAGGTTTCATCGAAGCGAGGTGGACAAGGTAAATCATCCACTCAAACGCTAAAGAAAAATGTAAAGGTTGGACAGAAAGCCAAAAGCGACAAAACCGGCGATGCGGACAAAGTTACCAAGGGAATATAGAGGAATAGCAAAGGGAGGCCCATGCTGTTATTAAGCCTGACCGGAGCCATATTGATTATGACTGCATTGTGTTTGCTGTTCTTCATCAGAAATGCGAAAGCCTCGGAATTGCGGCTGCGCCTGATGAAAGAAAACTACGAAGCATTCAAGAAGCTCCCCAGCTATGAAGACATGCTTTACCGGTTTTGGATCCCCCTCATTCGATTTGAGGAAAAAGCGACTGGCGAAGAAAGGAAGGAGGAAAGTTGAACCCAGATTTATCGACCTGAGTCATCGACAGATGTATTTAAAGAAGGTGAGCATTGCGCTCACCTTCTTAACTTAAGACTGGCGTTATTTACGAGGAAATTTAAGCCGCAGCCAACCCAACGCCGCCAGCATCAACCAGACCGCACCGCCACCGCCGGAATCGCCACCGCCGGAATCGCCACCGCCGGAATCGCCACTACCTGAGTCGCCACTACCTGAGTCGCCACTACCTGAGTCGCTACCACCTGAGTCGCTACCACCTGAGTCGCTACCACCTGAGTCGCTACCACCTGAGTCGCTACCACCTGAGTCGCTACCACCTGAGTCGCCGCCAGCAGGCTCTTCATCATCATTAGATATCACGCCTGACGCAGTCGCCTGACTGACAATCCCAGAGGATGGATTGCTTATTGTCAGCGTGAAAGTCTCATCCGTCTCGAATGTCGTATCGCCAGAGACATTAACCGTAAACGTCTTACTGAACTCACCCGCCGCCAAGCTCACTGCTCCAGAAGGCAAGACGCCTCCGAAGTCTGTCGCGTTGGCTGGATTAGCTCCCGCCCCCGCTACATTGTAATCCACTGTCATGTCGACAATTGCGTACTGACGGGAAACTTGAAAGGTAAAAGCCGTCTGACCGCTATTCCCTTCAACTTGGTTCGCACTGACCGCGCTGACGGAAATATTGCCAGAGGTATTCACGGAAACCAGAGAGAAGTTCGCAGGGGAAATGCTAAAGAACACGTTGTCGCTACACTTCACCCGAATTCGTCCATTTGTGGTATCCGTGTTGGGAGCAACCACTCTCTCGAATCCATCGTTGGAGGCGCCGGCTTTAATTATCGTAGTAAACGTGGAGCCGCCATCTTTCGATAATTCGATATCCACCTGGCTGCAACTTACTGGGGCCAGATTTGTATTCGCTACATTCCAGGCCACATCCATCTGTTGTCCGCCGGTATATGATCCGGCGCCTGGAGCAGTTACCTTAAATGGGCCAGAGTCGCCATCAACCGTCAGCTTGACGTCATCCTGGTTTACACCGAAATCGCCAGAGCGAACGGTAACCCTGAAATTAAGATCGCGGTCGGTCGTAGGCAGGGTTTCCCCTAGAGAGCCGCTTAGATCACCAGAAAGAATTACGTCCAATTTGGGGAAGTAACGCGTAGGTGAAGTCGTTCCTTGAAAAGAACGGAACAAAGGACGCTGTCCATCATCGGTGGCCATTTCAACCGCATCCGAAGTTCCACCGCTATCACTTTTGTCTTGCTGC contains:
- the malT gene encoding HTH-type transcriptional regulator MalT gives rise to the protein MTTSDAPDARPLIPSKISPPQISPHVLSRPRLEATLLEAANKPLCIMRAPAGFGKTTLMSHWRRRQPGRVAWFSLDELDNDTTLFGRYLVATLSHQAPELQGPLSRAAEALSDYDLIWLIGKLCNELSALDQQLTLVLDDYHRVHSEHIHEALRFLIQHQPPALRLFILTRAEPPLGLANWRVRGMLHEIGADELGFTLEEAQQFLHEKNDLRIDDPQALQETLQRLKGWAAGLQIIALSAPPKDSFNDYLRRFNGAHAHVLDFLAEEVLSKQPPERQAFLLKTSVLERFNSELAQALTEQKESFGMLQDLEKSGMFIAPLDEYRTWYSYHPFFAEFLRHQLQLQASPQAISDLHRRAYEWWLQKAQTAEALTHLLQVGDPALIAETLSVHGWALFEQGRLSLIEQCLDALPEAAIANDNRLALLRAWVCLTQADPGSLEEALNQAEQRLPDRQEETQWRRISAEISALKAQLYATVEDIEAAHNHARQALAISSSASNAAAIALSVLGETHVCRGELDQAREAFIQAEASARAADSMHGLLWTLGQQADVLRHQGDLLGCHQQQTIVLQLAREHHLAQTPVMEFIHRQRADLLIEWLQCHEAAQHCDAGLRIVEHLEPHCAIPLNALKASIALQQGEAGAAENYLRKNTLLMREHRCHSDWRALSASIQLRYWRQQRNLSAINEWLSAEPAPSPAPSHFQQRRARNLAFALLSLDRSLEALQILQPLTAQARQFGLRLCEMENQILATWACLRLGNENDASNALLRALQLAEPMRAIASLLQAPEWLLEFYGALLDDSRLSSAERRHLQRVLELSKRQHRPQKKTRNMPEQARALALTPKEWEVLRLIGEGSSNERIAERLYVAPSTVRSHIKHVYQKLGISSRVEARRVSLDLSQGRVAGLGEQG
- a CDS encoding glucan 1,4-alpha-maltotetraohydrolase domain-containing protein, with protein sequence MLKVHRPTRISLVIRHAAACAAAAVLCVSTTTANADSFGKSDAGVRFHGGDEIILQGFHWNVVRTAENNWYNILQSKAQQISDDGFTAIWMPVPWRDNSSWQASSDTRFGGEGYFWADMDKNSRYGGDGQLKQAASALKNKGVKVIYDIVPNHHDRGHSNDSLNFPSGQGYYRSDCSSCDDGDPFMDGGSDFSTAHPDVYDLFKNELVNLRTNYSAGGFRFDFVRGYAPERINAWMSASLDSGYCVGELWKGPSEFPSWDWRHSASWQEILKDFTDNSDCSVFDFALKERMQNGSISDWRYGLNGNPSAQWREVAVTFVDNHDTGYSPGPLGGQHHWALPDWKRKLAYAYILSSPGTPVVYWPHMYDWGMRDFIRNLIQLRKSAGVKAYSGVQFHNGFSGLVGTTSGSNGKLLFAIDSNFSAPNQVAGGSWSLAVNEDNGRIRIWRQ
- a CDS encoding GrxA family glutaredoxin; amino-acid sequence: MYTVIFGRSGCPYCVRAKQIAEQLKDQRQDFDFRYIDIHEEGISKADLEKTVGKPVQTVPQIFIDKEHIGGCNEFESYVRQNLAH
- a CDS encoding OmpA family protein, with amino-acid sequence MLRRFTAALIGVLSAASVYADNPDHPLLSRYPDATVRTYLQIDYAPFTIPASKLSGEDKPYEYEKLSLTGDLTQHFYNLENVSTLKVYKNYRTALEKGGFKSVYLCELEHCGSEYQVSELGALVSSNDSVYNYYRKPYYMVYEKGAEKGKVTVALFIGGYEDEVAVQQVIVEEEPLQNDLVAMNVEYLGAQPPATVMKANDPDATKEDHPLLPRYPGADLRQRKVVDYERISIPVSALGDDKPYQFETLDLVGDLSRHFYELENVSTLKLYENYKAALAKGGFTTIYSCELQQCGDEYKTAHLGGLISLTESVYNNYRNPYFMVASKDAVKGKVYVALFIGGYEDEAAVQQIILESEALEDDLITVDVDSLSRDIDETGKALLYGVLFDTDKAVVKDESKPTLDAIAGLLKKRPDLLLYVTGHTDDTGAFQHNIELSSARAKAVVERLIKDYGIAQARLIPYGVGPVAPETDNLSDAGKKRNRRVELIRRLQ
- a CDS encoding NAD(P)/FAD-dependent oxidoreductase, which gives rise to MATIVILGAGLGGMPMAFELRETLSKDHRIVVVSDKDYFHFVPSNPWVAIGWREPEAIKIPLQSPLSGKGVELVVGAAQKVDPDANRIELKNGDSISYDHLIIATGPRLAFEEIPGLGPGGYTQSICHIDHAIKANQKWREFVEDPGPIVVGAVQGASCFGPAYEFAFIMDRDLRKRRIRDKVPMTFVTSEPYIGHLGLGGVGDSKGMLESQLRQKHIDWVCNAKVESVDNNLMTVMEVDENGQDKKRRELPFKYSMMLPAFTGIDALRGVEGLVNPRGFVVIDKHQRNPTYSNVWGIGVAVAITPKEKTPVPTGVPKTGYMIESMATAVAKNIQATLAGADPKAEATWNAVCLADMGDTGIAFVAIPQMPPRNVNWMREGKWVHVAKVAFEKYFLLKLRKGSTEPLFERYILKAFGIERLKVPS
- a CDS encoding transcriptional regulator, giving the protein MSVTERIEQLLLERGVHRRQVKRKISNACGVRYETVRQWFNGTIAEVGANYLLIIADKWDANFDWLYTGKGSMEKPKISEEAASYLPEEKRAWLELFDNTSDVERAYMLNELKRFRKSIQNPYEGLEPASFSKKEEKVKS
- a CDS encoding Cro/CI family transcriptional regulator; this translates as MTKAEVLAYFGSVANVAKTLGITTQAVYEWGDSVPEPRQWQLQVLTDGVLKVSSKRGGQGKSSTQTLKKNVKVGQKAKSDKTGDADKVTKGI